The Hydra vulgaris chromosome 05, alternate assembly HydraT2T_AEP genome includes the window agaCTAGGTAAAATATGCCaatatggtaaaataaaaaatggcaacTAGGTAAATGGTTGCAGTGtattaaaacactttcttttttgagaatttttttcaacaagagTTGTGCCAAATGTGCCTTCATTATTCTTGTCCTGTACTAGACATGTGGATCTCTATTAATTAGAATCATTATTCTAttctttaaaatctatttttttaaatctttagatatttaaataacttcttGTTTAATACTATAGAATATGGTTAttcctataaaaaaaacttcttagagtatacaacaattttatatatttttacaataaattcaAGGTTCATTTTTATGGCCTTAAATGTATATGTTCAATATTCACTATCCATACAAGATTTATACAACATGGATcataaaacagaatttttaaaatagagaaattttgatgttttgtttttgttaagatttataatttgtaatagTCTTTTCTGTCCTCGGAATTGGAAAAAATGAGGTCTGCAATAATTTGCCGATCTTTTACAGGTCAGCATCAGGTCAGCAAATAAGTTTGATACAAAGATtataccataaaacatagaaacacgGTTGGTGATTTTTTGCTGATCTCAAACATTTCTAGGTCGGCATTGCAGAATTATCTAATTCTAAGAGCTATCCTTCTTTAGCATTGATGCTACACACTCAACGTGTATGgctaaatttattaacaattctCCAGATAAATCTGCCAATTGTCAACCCAATACATGTGTTGTAAATGGAATACCCCATCTTTTGTTATATGCAAAAAAGTATATTGCTAAAGACTCGGAACTTAGATATGACTATGGGGACAGTTCTAATCAACAATGGAGAAAATcggtaaatttatttacttgcatttttttttcttttcaaaattattatataaaataattttgtttataaaatgataaattaa containing:
- the LOC136080473 gene encoding N-lysine methyltransferase KMT5A-like isoform X2 codes for the protein MSIDATHSTCMAKFINNSPDKSANCQPNTCVVNGIPHLLLYAKKYIAKDSELRYDYGDSSNQQWRKSAKYQQPFTISEVNAYLRGQPLQKNQILTESMDLSCI
- the LOC136080473 gene encoding N-lysine methyltransferase KMT5A-like isoform X5 encodes the protein MSIDATHSTCMAKFINNSPDKSANCQPNTCVVNGIPHLLLYAKKYIAKDSELRYDYGDSSNQQWRKSAKYQQPFTISEVNAYLRGQDLSCI
- the LOC136080473 gene encoding N-lysine methyltransferase KMT5A-like isoform X1, translating into MSIDATHSTCMAKFINNSPDKSANCQPNTCVVNGIPHLLLYAKKYIAKDSELRYDYGDSSNQQWRKSAKYQQPFTISEVNAYLRGQPLQKNQILTESMASFFLYIQFLIQVL
- the LOC136080473 gene encoding N-lysine methyltransferase KMT5A-like isoform X3, with translation MAKFINNSPDKSANCQPNTCVVNGIPHLLLYAKKYIAKDSELRYDYGDSSNQQWRKSAKYQQPFTISEVNAYLRGQPLQKNQILTESMASFFLYIQFLIQVL
- the LOC136080473 gene encoding N-lysine methyltransferase KMT5A-like isoform X4, whose product is MAKFINNSPDKSANCQPNTCVVNGIPHLLLYAKKYIAKDSELRYDYGDSSNQQWRKSAKYQQPFTISEVNAYLRGQPLQKNQILTESMDLSCI